AAACCTACCGCTTAAAACGCTGCATTCCGTATTCAGAATTGAAATTGACCGCTAATGGTCATAGAATCCTACACCCTGAAAAGAAGAAAAATGATAGAAAATAAACTTTTAGTAAGTCTTGGTTTTTACCTCAGTTCTTCCTGAAACGAAACGAGGATGAGAAAGCGAGCAGTATTGATGTCACGAGTATCCAGTGATGAACAGGCAAAAGGATACAGTCTGGATGTTCAGACTGAATCATTAGAGAAGTACTGTGAGCGATCTGACATTGAAGTGGTCTATTCATTCAAAGAGGATCATTCAGCTAAAAACTTCGAGCGACCAGCGTTTAAAGAGTTTATCTCATTCGCAAAGAAGAACAGAGGTAAGATTGATGAGTTACTTTTCACTTCTTGGGATCGATTTTCAAGAAATATTCAAGAGGCCTACAAAGTCATTGATCTACTGAGAGAGTTGGGTATTTCACCCCAAGCAATAGAGCAGCCCATTGACCTTTCAACTCCAGAGAACAAGGCGATACTTGCCATGTATTTGGTCATTCCTGAAATAGATAACGACCGAAGATCGATCAAGACAAAAGGTGGTATCCGTGCAGCGCTTAAATCTGGTCGATGGTGTAGCAAAGCTCCATACGGTTACAGGAATACCAGAGATGAGAATAATAAACCGCTGATCGTACGCGGTGAACACAGCGATAACATCAGATGGGCATTCGAACAGGTGCTGGAAAATGCAACTCAGCGTGAAATACAGCGTGAATTGAATAAGCGCGGCTGCATGATTCAAAAGACCCGCGTTGGCCTCATGCTTAGGAATCCTGTTTACATTGGAAAGATTGAAGTTCCCGAATATGGAAAAGAACCTTACCAGTTAGTCGAAGGGGTACATGAAGCAATCGTTTCAGAAAAACTGTTCTATCAGGTACAGGATGCGTTGAATACTAAAGGTCCAAGGAGGGTAATGTCCAAGAAGACAAGCGACCAATTGCTACCATTACGCGGTAAACTCAAATGTTCTAAATGTGACGCAAAATTGACGGGCAGTCGATCACGTGGAAAATTGGGCGGTCATTACGCCTACTATCATTGCAACCATTGCAGGAATGAGCGCCATCGGGCAGACCTTATTAATCAAGTGATGGAAGAGGTCTTGGATTCTGCCAAATTGAACAGCAGACTTGACAGGTTAGTTGAAGCTATATGCGCTGACCTTTTAACTGCTGATAGTTCTCAAACAGCTGCCAAGGTCAATAAGTTGAAGCAGACCGTGTCGAAGCAGAACGACCGAATCCAGCGGTTGCAGGACAATCTTGCTGATGGAGTTGTTTCTTCAGATGACTATATGTCTATGAAGACGCGTTTTTCCAAGGAATTGAATGAAGCGCAGAACGAATTGAATCATTTAAAGGCTCATGATTCAAGCAAAGAATCAATTATTCGCAAAGCGGTCGAGGCTCTGAATAATTTAGGGGTGAACTATCGTAATTCTTCGGCAGACCGTAAGATTAAGCTTGTAGGTTCGATATTTCCAGAAATGATTGAATTTGACGGAAACAAATGTCGAACCCCGAAAATAAATGAAGCCGCTGCTCTGTGTTTCAATGTTGATGGGCGATTGCGAGGAAATAAAAAAGGGACACTTCATCAAAAAATGGAAGTGTCCCTTTTGGTAGCCCGTAGGGGAATCGAACCCCTGTTACCAGGATGAAAACCTGGCGTCCTAACCCCTAGACGAACGGGCCGTTTTATTTAACGGAGTGCAAATGTAAAATTTTATCAAAAATGAAAAACAATCGGTAAAAAATTATTCTGAAGAATCTTGTTCGTGACTGAATTGAAATCCTAATCGTTTGCCCGTTTTCACATTCATCTGCTTCGAAATGTCGATCATTTGGCCAACTTGAACCGGTCCCATGCTGGAAAAAGGTGGAGTTAAAAGGTCAAATTCTTGGCAGTATTGGACGGCAGACATGATGATCTTCCTTAGCGATGGTCCATCTAACTGCGAAGAACCGAAGTCGTTGTAGAGAAAACCCAATTGTTTTTTGCCTTCCATAAAATAGTGGCCTTCTGCATTCACAAACAATCGACCCACAAGATATCCAAGGTCTTCCAGTCGATTAAGTTCAAAGGAAGAATTCAGAAAATTGAAGATGCTGATCATCCCGCAG
This DNA window, taken from Flavobacteriales bacterium, encodes the following:
- a CDS encoding zinc ribbon domain-containing protein; translated protein: MSKKTSDQLLPLRGKLKCSKCDAKLTGSRSRGKLGGHYAYYHCNHCRNERHRADLINQVMEEVLDSAKLNSRLDRLVEAICADLLTADSSQTAAKVNKLKQTVSKQNDRIQRLQDNLADGVVSSDDYMSMKTRFSKELNEAQNELNHLKAHDSSKESIIRKAVEALNNLGVNYRNSSADRKIKLVGSIFPEMIEFDGNKCRTPKINEAAALCFNVDGRLRGNKKGTLHQKMEVSLLVARRGIEPLLPG
- a CDS encoding KxYKxGKxW signal peptide domain-containing protein gives rise to the protein MQKATILWKAKNNWVFSTTTSVLRS